In Candidatus Methylomirabilota bacterium, the DNA window TCATCGGCGCCCTGGCCGGTGAGGCCGATCCCGCCCGGAGGCTGCCCGGCTCGCTCGCCGCCACCGCGGCCGCCGTGCTGGTGGGCGCCGACGTGATCCGGGCTCACGACGTGGCGGAAACCGTCCAGGCGGTCCGGGTCGCGCGGGCCATCCGGCGCGCGAGAGACGGCTCCTAGCTCATGTGGCCGGCCCTCCAGGGGTTTCGTCTCCGAGACGCGATCGACATCCTGCTCATCGCGATCGTTCTCTATCGCGTCTTCGTCATGTTCAAGGAGACGCGCGCCGTCCAGATGCTGCTCGGCCTGGGGGCGCTCATGGCCGCCTCCTTCCTCGCGCACCGCTTCGAGCTCTACGGCTCGAGCTGGATCCTCGACAATTTCTGGTCTTTCTGGGTCCTCGCTCTCATCGTGCTCTTCCAGCCCGAGCTCCGCCGGACCCTGGCGCACTTCGGCCAGAGCTCCTTCTTCCAGGTCGTGACGAGGGCGGGCCGCGAGCAGCAGAGCCACCTCCTGGACGAGGTCGCCAAGGCGGCCGAGTCGCTGGCCGGCAAGCGCATCGGGGCGCTGGTGGTCCTGGAGCGCACCACGGGGCTTCGCAACTATGTCGAGCTGGGGGTGCCGCTGGACGCTCTCGTCTCCGCCGATCTCCTCGAGAGCCTCTTCCTGCCCTACTCCCCCCTCCACGATGGCGCTGTCTTCATCCGCGGGGGGCGCGTGGCGG includes these proteins:
- the cdaA gene encoding diadenylate cyclase CdaA; this translates as MWPALQGFRLRDAIDILLIAIVLYRVFVMFKETRAVQMLLGLGALMAASFLAHRFELYGSSWILDNFWSFWVLALIVLFQPELRRTLAHFGQSSFFQVVTRAGREQQSHLLDEVAKAAESLAGKRIGALVVLERTTGLRNYVELGVPLDALVSADLLESLFLPYSPLHDGAVFIRGGRVAAAGGFLPLSRNAQLGRNMGTRHRAALGLSEETDAVVLVVSEETGRISLAVEGHMETLHDHETLRQRLAALFSLGGQPSPAEQPWWVPARGWLRK